In one window of Kitasatospora sp. MMS16-BH015 DNA:
- the lanL gene encoding class IV lanthionine synthetase LanL, with the protein MAGGPGSVDDEPNVDGTLVEVARAAVHGAGSRGGDGGWEFTVEGFWCTARPLGTRTAPPVQGWKLHVSAAAEVAEQVLAAVAGVLADDPCTFKFAADRERLHEVNSRNSERGSAGKYITAYPADEAQFGRLAERLHRATEDLPGPGVLSDRPYAPGSRVSYRYGVFTGRAELGNDGAYRSMLTGPDGQRAEDLRTAGYRCPPWLVDPVEGRGSTAGTAAAQDAAAGGAGKPRGGGVLLGGRYALTAAVRHSTKGGIFLGKAVDSGAEVVVKQARAHIEVDRSGREARTALRHEAMLLTRLDGQRLTPRPIELIEQDDNLFLIQERIPGLPLASWVAGRLRRDGTPDVAWAEAGPIALALTEQLQRVHAQGLVLRDLSPTNVMVQPDGELRFVDLELAATAGSTAGTAGTPGYRAPEQGPGDTTAVADHSADLYALGGLFFLLATGHDPLLPEDTPLPRPAGDRIGRWLELAARNGDTARRLAPVILALRAEDPGRRWSLARVKEALTGCAAAPVGHPAPVTPLADQLVDRVIRDGLRHLAATATPERRDRLWPTVPAGQLTDPCNVQHGAAGVLAVLARAVGTGSLPGVERELALETAALAADWIERRCAAEPTALPGLHFGRSGIAWALLDAAEALGDARLAARAVTLARTVPYVWPNPDVCHGAAGAGFLQLRLHRSTGAADYLDRAAVCADGLLGAAHEEPYGTVWSVPKTFDSSLAGVTHLGYGHGVAGIGAYLLAAGRPEAALRAARTLAATVRTTEGDSTCWWPQSAGDPEHIRLQHWCNGSSGVGSFLIRLWQATGDPDARRLALGAGEAVLAGRWHSGTSACHGLAGNGEFLLDLAEATGAPRYRTGAEELARLILARAGLRDGLLVLPDETGLGLAPAYGTGYSGALAFLLRLRHGGSRLWLDS; encoded by the coding sequence ATGGCAGGGGGGCCGGGGTCGGTGGACGACGAGCCGAATGTGGACGGCACGTTGGTGGAGGTCGCCCGGGCGGCCGTGCACGGCGCCGGGAGCCGGGGAGGCGACGGTGGGTGGGAGTTCACCGTCGAGGGCTTCTGGTGCACGGCTCGGCCGCTCGGTACGCGGACGGCGCCGCCCGTCCAGGGGTGGAAGCTGCACGTCAGCGCGGCCGCCGAGGTGGCCGAGCAGGTGCTGGCGGCCGTCGCGGGTGTCCTCGCGGACGACCCGTGCACCTTCAAGTTCGCCGCCGACCGGGAGCGTCTGCACGAGGTCAACTCCCGCAACAGCGAGCGCGGTTCGGCCGGCAAGTACATCACCGCGTACCCCGCCGACGAGGCACAGTTCGGCCGGCTGGCCGAGCGGCTGCACCGGGCCACCGAGGACCTGCCCGGCCCCGGGGTGCTCTCCGACCGGCCGTACGCGCCGGGCAGCCGGGTCTCCTACCGGTACGGCGTCTTCACCGGCCGCGCCGAGCTGGGCAACGACGGTGCCTACCGTTCGATGCTGACCGGCCCGGACGGGCAGCGGGCGGAGGATCTGCGGACGGCGGGCTACCGATGTCCGCCCTGGCTGGTCGACCCCGTCGAGGGGAGGGGGTCGACCGCCGGCACCGCCGCAGCCCAAGATGCTGCCGCAGGTGGGGCCGGGAAGCCGCGCGGGGGCGGGGTGCTGCTCGGCGGGCGGTACGCGCTGACGGCGGCCGTGCGGCACAGCACCAAGGGCGGGATCTTCCTCGGCAAGGCCGTGGACAGCGGCGCCGAGGTGGTGGTCAAGCAGGCCCGCGCCCACATCGAGGTGGACCGCTCCGGCCGCGAGGCGCGCACCGCGCTGCGGCACGAGGCGATGCTGCTCACCCGGCTGGACGGGCAGCGGCTCACCCCCCGTCCGATCGAGCTGATCGAGCAGGACGACAACCTCTTCCTGATCCAGGAGCGGATCCCCGGCCTCCCGCTCGCGAGCTGGGTGGCCGGCCGCCTGCGGCGGGACGGCACCCCGGACGTCGCCTGGGCCGAGGCAGGGCCGATCGCGCTGGCGCTGACCGAACAGCTCCAGCGGGTGCACGCCCAGGGCCTGGTGCTGCGCGACCTGTCACCGACCAATGTGATGGTCCAGCCCGACGGCGAACTCCGTTTCGTCGACCTGGAGTTGGCCGCCACGGCGGGCAGCACCGCCGGTACGGCCGGCACCCCCGGCTACCGGGCGCCCGAGCAGGGGCCCGGCGACACCACCGCCGTGGCCGACCACAGCGCCGACCTCTACGCCCTCGGCGGCCTCTTCTTCCTGCTCGCCACCGGCCATGACCCGCTGCTGCCGGAGGACACCCCGCTGCCGCGCCCGGCCGGCGACCGGATCGGCCGCTGGCTGGAGCTGGCCGCCCGCAACGGCGACACCGCCCGCCGGCTCGCCCCGGTGATCCTCGCGCTGCGCGCCGAGGACCCCGGCCGGCGCTGGAGCCTGGCCCGGGTCAAGGAGGCCCTGACCGGCTGCGCCGCCGCACCCGTCGGCCACCCCGCGCCGGTCACCCCGCTCGCCGACCAGCTGGTCGACCGGGTGATCCGGGACGGCCTGCGGCACCTCGCCGCCACCGCCACCCCCGAGCGCCGGGACCGGCTCTGGCCCACCGTGCCCGCCGGACAGCTCACCGACCCGTGCAACGTGCAGCACGGCGCCGCCGGCGTGCTCGCCGTGCTGGCCCGGGCCGTCGGCACCGGTTCACTGCCCGGCGTGGAGCGTGAACTCGCCCTGGAGACGGCCGCGTTGGCCGCCGACTGGATCGAGCGGCGGTGCGCCGCCGAGCCGACCGCGCTGCCCGGCCTGCACTTCGGCCGCTCCGGCATCGCCTGGGCCCTGCTGGACGCCGCCGAAGCCCTCGGCGACGCACGACTCGCCGCCCGCGCCGTCACCCTGGCCCGGACGGTGCCGTACGTCTGGCCGAATCCGGACGTCTGCCACGGCGCCGCCGGAGCCGGCTTCCTGCAGCTGCGCCTGCACCGCTCCACCGGCGCCGCCGACTACCTGGACCGGGCCGCGGTCTGCGCCGACGGACTGCTCGGCGCCGCCCATGAGGAGCCCTACGGCACCGTCTGGTCCGTCCCCAAGACCTTCGACTCCAGCCTGGCCGGAGTCACCCACCTCGGCTACGGCCACGGCGTGGCGGGCATCGGCGCGTACCTGCTGGCCGCCGGCCGCCCGGAGGCCGCCCTGCGCGCCGCCCGCACCCTGGCCGCGACCGTCAGGACCACCGAGGGCGACAGTACCTGCTGGTGGCCGCAGAGTGCGGGAGACCCGGAGCACATCCGGCTCCAGCACTGGTGCAACGGCTCCTCCGGGGTCGGCAGCTTCCTGATCCGGCTCTGGCAGGCCACCGGCGACCCCGATGCCCGGCGCCTCGCGCTCGGCGCGGGCGAGGCCGTACTGGCCGGCCGCTGGCACAGCGGCACCAGCGCCTGCCACGGCCTGGCCGGCAACGGCGAGTTCCTGCTCGACCTCGCCGAGGCCACCGGGGCCCCCCGGTACCGCACCGGCGCCGAGGAGTTGGCCCGGCTGATCCTGGCTCGGGCCGGGCTGCGCGACGGCCTGCTGGTGCTCCCCGACGAAACCGGCCTCGGACTCGCCCCCGCCTACGGCACCGGCTACTCCGGCGCCCTCGCCTTCCTGCTGCGCCTGCGGCACGGCGGCTCGCGCCTCTGGCTCGACTCCTGA
- the yaaA gene encoding peroxide stress protein YaaA, which produces MLVLLPPSEGKADSGAGAPLALDGLSSAELTGARAAVLDALVELCQGDPDVAQEVLGLSKGLRGEIARNAGLREAGALPAGEVYTGVLFDALGLAKLDEAAYARAERTLLVFSGLWGAVRIGDRIPPYRCSMGVKLPPLGALGAYWRGQLGEALPAAAGRGLVLDLRSSAYAAAWKPAGELIGRTATVRVLHEREVDGVLKRSVVSHFNKATKGRIVRDLLVAGAEPASPGELVDALTGLGYRVEVSAEGTARKTWQLDVVVDEIH; this is translated from the coding sequence GTGCTGGTGTTGCTGCCGCCGTCGGAGGGGAAAGCGGACTCGGGGGCGGGCGCGCCGCTGGCGCTGGACGGGCTCTCGTCCGCCGAGCTGACGGGCGCGCGGGCCGCCGTGCTCGATGCGTTGGTCGAGCTCTGCCAGGGCGACCCGGACGTGGCGCAGGAGGTGCTCGGGCTCAGCAAGGGCCTGCGTGGGGAGATCGCCCGCAACGCCGGGCTGCGCGAGGCCGGGGCGCTGCCCGCCGGCGAGGTGTACACCGGGGTGCTGTTCGACGCGCTCGGGCTGGCCAAGCTGGACGAGGCCGCGTACGCGCGGGCCGAGCGTACGCTGCTGGTGTTCTCCGGGCTCTGGGGTGCCGTCCGGATCGGTGACCGGATCCCGCCGTACCGCTGCTCGATGGGCGTGAAGCTGCCGCCGCTCGGCGCGCTCGGCGCGTACTGGCGTGGGCAGTTGGGCGAGGCGCTGCCCGCCGCGGCCGGCCGCGGGCTGGTGCTCGACCTGCGGAGTTCCGCGTACGCCGCCGCCTGGAAGCCCGCCGGTGAGCTCATCGGGCGGACCGCCACCGTGCGGGTGCTGCACGAGCGCGAGGTGGACGGGGTGCTCAAGCGTTCCGTGGTGAGCCACTTCAACAAGGCGACCAAGGGCCGGATCGTGCGTGACCTGCTGGTGGCCGGCGCCGAGCCCGCCTCCCCCGGTGAGCTGGTGGACGCGCTGACCGGGCTGGGCTACCGGGTCGAGGTCTCGGCCGAGGGCACCGCGCGCAAGACCTGGCAGCTGGACGTCGTCGTGGACGAGATCCACTGA
- a CDS encoding bifunctional RNase H/acid phosphatase codes for MGGRRFIVEADGGSRGNPGPAGYGAVVRDGDTGQIIAEAAEFIGHATNNVAEYRGLIAGLKAARELDPDAAVDVRMDSKLVVEQMSGRWKIKHPGMQPLAAEARTVLPRAQVSYTWIPRERNKEADRLANEAMDAGKAGKQWEPGGSRESGAARPTAPVDGPLPAPAAPKAGWAAPADLGTPTTFVLLRHGETPLTPEKRFSGSGGSDPELSEKGHWQANRAAEALAARGSIQAVVCSPMRRTRQTAEAVAQRLGLELRTEEGLRELDFGAWEGLTFAEVQDRHPEDLAAWLGSAKAKPTGSAESFTTLTHRVGVARDKLLARYSGKTVLVVSHVSPIKTLVRLALGAPPDSLYRMELSAASFCAVQYYADGNASLRLMNDTSHLR; via the coding sequence GTGGGGGGCCGCAGGTTCATCGTCGAGGCGGACGGCGGCTCCCGGGGCAACCCGGGCCCGGCGGGGTACGGCGCGGTGGTCCGCGACGGCGACACCGGGCAGATCATCGCCGAGGCTGCCGAGTTCATCGGACACGCCACCAACAACGTGGCCGAGTACCGGGGTCTGATCGCGGGGCTGAAGGCCGCCCGCGAGCTGGACCCGGACGCCGCGGTGGACGTCCGGATGGACTCCAAGCTCGTGGTCGAGCAGATGTCGGGGCGCTGGAAGATCAAGCACCCCGGCATGCAGCCGCTGGCCGCCGAGGCCCGCACGGTGCTGCCGCGCGCCCAGGTCAGCTACACCTGGATCCCGCGCGAGCGGAACAAGGAGGCGGACCGGCTGGCCAACGAGGCGATGGACGCCGGCAAGGCCGGCAAGCAGTGGGAGCCCGGTGGTTCCCGGGAGTCCGGGGCCGCCCGTCCGACCGCCCCCGTGGACGGACCGCTGCCGGCCCCCGCCGCCCCCAAGGCGGGGTGGGCCGCCCCGGCCGACCTCGGCACCCCCACCACTTTCGTGCTGCTCCGGCACGGCGAGACCCCGCTCACGCCGGAGAAGCGCTTCTCCGGCAGCGGCGGCTCCGACCCGGAGCTCTCCGAGAAGGGCCACTGGCAGGCGAACCGGGCCGCCGAGGCGCTGGCCGCGCGCGGCTCGATCCAGGCCGTGGTCTGCTCGCCGATGCGGCGCACCCGGCAGACCGCCGAGGCCGTCGCCCAGCGGCTCGGCCTCGAACTGCGCACCGAGGAGGGTCTGCGCGAACTCGACTTCGGCGCCTGGGAGGGCCTCACCTTCGCCGAGGTCCAGGACCGCCACCCGGAGGACCTCGCCGCCTGGCTCGGCTCCGCCAAGGCCAAGCCCACCGGCTCCGCCGAGTCCTTCACCACCCTGACCCACCGGGTCGGCGTGGCCCGCGACAAGCTCCTCGCCCGCTACTCCGGCAAGACCGTCCTGGTCGTCTCCCACGTGAGCCCGATCAAGACCCTGGTCCGCCTCGCGCTCGGCGCGCCGCCCGACTCGCTCTACCGGATGGAACTCTCGGCGGCCTCCTTCTGCGCGGTCCAGTACTACGCGGACGGCAACGCCTCGCTCCGGCTGATGAACGACACCTCGCACCTGCGGTGA
- a CDS encoding RNB domain-containing ribonuclease, with protein MPRRQLTVRVADPTRINAELAELRTQLDLPTEWPPAALAEAEQAAAAPRLPALDATDLPLFTVDPPGSRDLDQAMHLSRRGTGYRVHYAIADVSAFLHPGSALDAEAHRRVQTLYLPDGRIPLHPERLAEDAASLLPGELRPALLWQLDLDADGAVVLADLRRAQVRSRRRLDYAEVQRAVDFNGDEQLGLLAVIGRLREEQERARGGISLPLPEQEVEQLDGGYGLTYRAPLPADGWNAQISLLTGMAAAELMLDAGVGLLRTLPGAPESGYARLRRIAKALAVDWPETMPYPELIRSLDPSRAEHAAFLNACTGLLRGAGYHSFDTAQGLPVPADPGHAALAAPYAHCTAPLRRLADRYALEICAAVAGGAELPAWVGEQLPSLPGVMAGGERRARAVERACVDLVESEVLLGREGELFDAVVIEVDDRKPQRGTVQLRDPAVVAACEADVTLPLGERLRVRLTTADPVARTVRFAAA; from the coding sequence ATGCCCCGCCGTCAGCTGACCGTCCGGGTCGCCGACCCCACCCGGATCAACGCCGAACTCGCCGAGCTCCGCACCCAGCTCGACCTCCCCACCGAGTGGCCCCCGGCCGCCCTCGCCGAGGCCGAACAGGCCGCCGCCGCACCCCGCCTGCCCGCTCTGGACGCCACCGACCTCCCCCTCTTCACGGTCGACCCGCCCGGTTCGCGCGATCTCGACCAGGCCATGCACCTCTCCCGCCGTGGCACCGGCTACCGCGTCCACTACGCGATCGCCGACGTGTCGGCCTTCCTCCACCCCGGCAGCGCGCTCGACGCGGAGGCCCACCGCCGGGTGCAGACCCTCTACCTCCCCGACGGCCGGATCCCGCTCCACCCCGAGCGCCTCGCCGAGGACGCCGCCAGCCTGCTCCCCGGCGAGCTGCGCCCGGCCCTGCTCTGGCAGCTCGACCTCGACGCGGACGGCGCCGTCGTCCTCGCCGACCTGCGCCGCGCCCAGGTCCGCTCCCGCCGTCGGCTCGACTACGCGGAGGTCCAGCGGGCCGTCGACTTCAACGGCGACGAGCAGCTCGGTCTGCTGGCCGTGATCGGGCGGCTGCGCGAGGAGCAGGAGCGGGCTCGGGGCGGGATCAGCCTGCCGCTGCCCGAGCAGGAGGTCGAGCAGTTGGACGGCGGCTACGGCCTGACCTACCGCGCACCGCTGCCCGCCGACGGCTGGAACGCCCAGATCTCGCTGCTCACCGGCATGGCCGCCGCCGAGTTGATGCTGGACGCCGGCGTCGGCCTGCTCCGCACCCTCCCCGGCGCGCCCGAATCCGGGTACGCCCGCCTGCGCCGGATCGCCAAGGCGCTGGCCGTGGACTGGCCCGAGACCATGCCCTACCCCGAGCTGATCCGCAGCCTCGACCCGTCCCGGGCCGAACACGCCGCCTTCCTCAATGCCTGTACCGGCCTGCTCCGCGGCGCCGGCTACCACTCCTTCGACACCGCCCAGGGCCTGCCCGTCCCGGCGGACCCCGGCCACGCCGCGCTCGCCGCGCCGTACGCGCACTGCACGGCCCCGCTGCGCCGCCTCGCCGACCGGTACGCGCTGGAGATCTGCGCGGCGGTCGCCGGCGGCGCCGAACTGCCCGCCTGGGTGGGGGAGCAGCTGCCGAGCCTGCCCGGCGTGATGGCCGGCGGTGAACGGCGGGCCCGCGCCGTGGAGCGGGCCTGCGTCGACCTGGTGGAGAGCGAGGTGCTGCTCGGCCGCGAGGGCGAGCTGTTCGACGCCGTGGTGATCGAGGTCGACGACCGCAAGCCCCAGCGCGGCACCGTCCAACTCCGCGACCCCGCCGTGGTCGCCGCCTGCGAGGCCGACGTGACCCTCCCCCTGGGCGAACGCCTCCGCGTCCGCCTCACCACCGCCGACCCCGTCGCCCGCACCGTCCGCTTCGCCGCCGCCTGA
- a CDS encoding alpha/beta fold hydrolase: protein MSSSTATRTTAPALRRLSFTFALDGSHAACLAAGADGGWYVESWRLTVDGSAVPTPVELPGQRSESLRSQLVALPDGRVLVCRHDGDRHDLVLLSTAGTERVLATLRMPGLRLLPVPAVDNGTSGTGTSFGTGLGGPVAVALGTDTRPMTTVWLVYADGSAPRQVAEIPGLHGGGVWLDRSGRLLALDRVADGVVKSVVLDLDLGQATPLLEIAERSNDRLVLFDPDTRFAMVRSDAPGEDRLGWGVLGGSAPLRFPEVLHVPGVFLRPIALAPGTTSGGDSWGTAETSGTGSSATADASGTGSWATADSAAELPRVVAQIDRGAASALALWTPSGGRLDPLPVPPGRLGAVGHWSTAGLRMPYSAPDHPAALATLDVDALLGAGASAVAVGGQLAPTARYDRRTPPGWRLDGSTGPAEGSHWHRAESLELTGPAGPIEAVVYGGEAWLSAPHLVLALHGGPADAWRLEFDPALQRMATAGLAVLAPNQRGSTGYGAAHAMAIRGAWGGPDLADLLHLLEGLAGQRAALGLEPPALFGVSYGAFLALLTAAHAPAGLVSRCAVVAPFLSGARLLAEAAPPVRALTTRLGGAQPIEDALGPRDVLGLAHRLTTPLLVVHGDRDEVVPVSQSRALRHELLRQGRVEGSDFRYVEAAGAGHEVLAEEGAAVLHELLAAFLATGRPT, encoded by the coding sequence ATGAGCAGCAGCACCGCCACCCGCACCACCGCGCCCGCCCTGCGCCGGCTGAGCTTCACCTTCGCGCTCGACGGTTCGCACGCCGCCTGCCTGGCCGCCGGCGCCGACGGTGGCTGGTACGTGGAGAGTTGGCGGCTGACCGTGGACGGCTCCGCCGTCCCGACCCCGGTGGAGCTGCCCGGTCAGCGCTCGGAGAGCCTGCGCTCCCAGCTGGTCGCACTGCCAGACGGCCGGGTGCTGGTCTGCCGCCACGACGGCGACCGGCACGACCTCGTCCTGCTCTCCACGGCCGGCACCGAACGCGTGCTCGCCACCCTGCGGATGCCGGGCCTGCGGCTGCTGCCCGTCCCGGCGGTGGACAACGGCACCTCGGGCACCGGTACGTCGTTCGGCACTGGCCTGGGCGGGCCGGTGGCGGTGGCGCTCGGGACGGACACCCGGCCGATGACCACGGTCTGGCTGGTGTACGCCGACGGCTCCGCACCCCGGCAGGTGGCCGAGATACCCGGCCTGCACGGCGGCGGGGTCTGGCTCGACCGGTCCGGGCGGCTGCTCGCGCTGGACCGGGTCGCCGACGGGGTGGTGAAGTCCGTCGTGCTCGACCTCGACCTCGGCCAGGCCACCCCGCTGCTGGAGATCGCCGAGCGGAGCAACGACCGGCTGGTGCTCTTCGACCCGGACACCCGGTTCGCCATGGTGCGCAGCGACGCACCCGGCGAGGACCGGCTCGGCTGGGGCGTGCTCGGCGGCAGCGCGCCGCTGCGCTTCCCCGAAGTGCTGCACGTGCCCGGGGTGTTCCTCCGGCCGATCGCCCTCGCGCCCGGCACTACCTCTGGTGGTGACTCGTGGGGCACGGCCGAGACCTCCGGTACCGGTTCGTCGGCCACGGCCGACGCCTCCGGCACCGGCTCGTGGGCCACAGCCGACTCGGCGGCCGAACTGCCGCGGGTGGTGGCGCAGATCGACCGGGGCGCTGCCTCCGCGCTCGCGCTCTGGACGCCCAGCGGCGGTCGGCTCGACCCGCTGCCGGTGCCGCCCGGGCGGCTCGGCGCCGTCGGCCACTGGTCCACCGCCGGTCTGCGGATGCCCTACTCGGCGCCCGACCACCCCGCCGCGCTGGCCACCCTGGACGTGGACGCGTTGCTGGGTGCGGGAGCGTCGGCCGTCGCGGTCGGCGGGCAGCTCGCGCCGACGGCCCGGTACGACCGGCGGACCCCGCCCGGCTGGCGGCTGGACGGCAGCACCGGACCGGCCGAGGGCAGCCACTGGCACCGGGCCGAGAGCCTCGAACTCACCGGCCCGGCCGGCCCGATCGAGGCCGTGGTCTACGGCGGCGAGGCCTGGCTGAGCGCCCCGCACCTGGTGCTCGCCCTGCACGGCGGGCCGGCCGACGCCTGGCGGTTGGAGTTCGACCCGGCGCTCCAGCGGATGGCCACCGCCGGTCTGGCGGTGCTCGCGCCCAACCAGCGCGGCAGCACCGGCTACGGCGCCGCGCACGCGATGGCCATCCGGGGCGCCTGGGGCGGCCCCGACCTCGCCGACCTGCTGCACCTGCTGGAAGGGCTGGCCGGACAGCGAGCGGCACTCGGGCTCGAACCGCCCGCGCTGTTCGGGGTGAGCTACGGCGCGTTCCTGGCCCTGCTCACCGCAGCCCACGCCCCGGCCGGGCTGGTCAGCCGGTGCGCGGTGGTCGCCCCGTTCCTGTCCGGTGCCCGTCTGCTGGCCGAGGCGGCGCCCCCGGTCCGGGCCCTGACCACCCGCCTCGGCGGCGCCCAGCCGATCGAGGACGCGCTCGGCCCCCGGGACGTGCTCGGGCTGGCGCACCGGCTCACCACGCCGCTGCTGGTGGTGCACGGCGACCGGGACGAGGTGGTGCCGGTCAGCCAATCCCGCGCCCTGCGGCACGAGTTGCTGCGGCAGGGCCGGGTGGAGGGCAGCGACTTCCGCTACGTGGAGGCGGCCGGGGCCGGGCACGAGGTGCTCGCCGAGGAGGGCGCGGCCGTGCTCCACGAACTGCTGGCGGCCTTCCTGGCCACCGGCCGACCGACCTGA
- a CDS encoding VenA family class IV lanthipeptide — MQNFTDFETDLAALQELPETESVELTGQGGGCQYTCLILTCLLFTIA; from the coding sequence ATGCAGAACTTCACCGACTTCGAGACCGACCTCGCCGCGCTCCAGGAGCTGCCGGAGACCGAGTCCGTCGAGCTGACCGGCCAGGGCGGCGGGTGCCAGTACACCTGTCTGATCCTGACCTGCCTGCTCTTCACCATCGCCTAG
- a CDS encoding Nif3-like dinuclear metal center hexameric protein, producing the protein MPKLSDVISVLEELYPPRWAESWDAVGLVCGDTDAQVTRVLLAVDPVQTVVDEAVEWGADLVVTHHPLYLRGTTSVATTHFKGRVVHSLIRAGIALHVAHTNADHADPGVSDALAEAVGLRVLGPLIPDPTDPAGRRGTGRIGVLEPPLTLSAFAAQVAAGLPATAAGVRVAGDVDRLISRVAVCGGSGDSFFGEVRAAGVDAYVTADLRHHPASEAVEAAPVALVDAAHWATEWPWLRLAERGLLAAAQQQGWQLETRVSERVTDPWTAHAPMHRPDPDGPPAA; encoded by the coding sequence GTGCCGAAACTGTCCGACGTCATCAGCGTGCTCGAAGAGCTGTACCCGCCACGGTGGGCGGAATCCTGGGATGCCGTCGGCCTGGTCTGCGGAGACACCGACGCCCAGGTCACCCGCGTCCTGCTGGCCGTGGACCCCGTGCAGACGGTGGTCGACGAGGCGGTGGAGTGGGGAGCCGACCTGGTGGTCACCCATCACCCCCTCTATCTGCGCGGCACCACCAGTGTGGCCACCACGCACTTCAAGGGGCGGGTGGTGCACTCGCTGATCCGCGCGGGCATCGCCCTGCACGTGGCCCACACCAACGCCGACCACGCCGACCCGGGCGTCTCCGACGCGCTGGCCGAGGCCGTCGGCCTGCGGGTGCTCGGCCCGCTCATCCCGGACCCGACCGACCCGGCGGGCCGCCGGGGCACCGGCCGGATCGGCGTCCTGGAGCCTCCGCTGACCCTCTCCGCCTTCGCCGCCCAGGTCGCCGCCGGGCTGCCGGCCACGGCCGCCGGGGTGCGGGTGGCGGGTGACGTGGACCGGCTGATCAGCCGGGTCGCCGTCTGCGGCGGCTCGGGGGACAGCTTCTTCGGCGAGGTCCGGGCCGCCGGGGTGGACGCGTACGTGACGGCCGACCTGCGCCACCACCCGGCCTCCGAGGCCGTCGAGGCGGCCCCGGTCGCGCTGGTGGACGCCGCGCACTGGGCCACCGAGTGGCCCTGGCTGCGGCTGGCCGAGCGCGGCCTGCTCGCCGCCGCCCAGCAGCAGGGCTGGCAACTGGAGACCCGGGTCTCCGAGCGGGTCACCGACCCGTGGACGGCCCACGCCCCGATGCACCGGCCCGACCCCGACGGCCCACCGGCCGCCTGA
- a CDS encoding zinc ribbon domain-containing protein, with product MNAAPADQIRLLDLQAIDSRLDQLAHRRRSLPEHAEIDQATADHTALTSLVVAAQAQQGDTERELAKAEADVEQVRARAARNQQRLDSGTGSPKDLENLQHEIASLAKRQGDLEEVVLEIMERMESAQGRVAELTARLEHSTVVLREAEGRRDASFAEIDADVEKVKRDRETVAAVIPADLLKLYTRLREQQGGVGAARLYQRRCEGCRVEFATADLNVIKAEPKDAVVRCENCGRILVRTAESA from the coding sequence TTGAACGCCGCGCCCGCCGACCAGATCCGCCTGCTCGACCTGCAGGCCATCGACTCCCGCCTCGACCAGCTGGCCCACCGGCGCCGCAGCCTGCCCGAGCACGCCGAGATCGACCAGGCCACCGCCGACCACACCGCCCTCACCTCCCTGGTCGTCGCCGCCCAGGCCCAGCAGGGCGACACCGAGCGCGAGCTCGCCAAGGCCGAGGCCGACGTGGAGCAGGTGCGCGCCCGCGCCGCCCGCAACCAGCAGCGCCTCGACTCCGGCACCGGCTCACCGAAGGACCTGGAGAACCTCCAGCACGAGATCGCCTCGCTGGCCAAGCGTCAGGGCGACCTCGAGGAGGTCGTGCTGGAGATCATGGAGCGGATGGAGTCCGCCCAGGGCCGGGTCGCCGAGCTGACCGCGCGCCTGGAGCACTCCACCGTGGTGCTGCGCGAGGCCGAGGGCCGCCGCGACGCCTCGTTCGCCGAGATCGACGCGGACGTGGAGAAGGTCAAGCGCGACCGCGAGACCGTCGCCGCCGTCATCCCGGCCGACCTGCTCAAGCTCTACACCCGCCTGCGCGAGCAGCAGGGCGGCGTCGGCGCGGCCCGGCTCTACCAGCGCCGTTGCGAGGGCTGCCGGGTCGAGTTCGCCACCGCGGACCTCAACGTGATCAAGGCCGAGCCCAAGGACGCCGTGGTCCGCTGCGAGAACTGCGGCCGCATCCTGGTCCGCACCGCCGAGAGCGCCTGA